A single window of Danaus plexippus chromosome 31, MEX_DaPlex, whole genome shotgun sequence DNA harbors:
- the LOC116778413 gene encoding heat shock protein 68-like isoform X1, whose amino-acid sequence MILFRMKGLAEAWLGTSVGRAVVTVPAYFNDSQRQATKLAGRIAGLDVIRIINEPTAAAFAYGFLKNINSDRNILVYDLGGGTFDVSVLKIGRGCVYEVKATAGNTRLGGEDIDNRLVAYFLEDIRKRYKTEVRSARSMRRLKFAAEKAKKALTSSNHAEVFIEALCGINYIGKISRSIFEHLCLDLFKDTLKPIDQALMDASMTKDDLHEVILVGGSTRIPIVRRILKEYFGSRKISSAINPDEAVACGAAIQAAILSGETHERIQELLLVDVVPLSLGLETARGLMFKVIERNTPIPCRVVKEITTLEDYQNAMTIEIFEGERTLTKDNHCLGVFEMQNIPPVPRGVAKLDVIFEVDANGILTVSTVDRTTGNSNSITIENISRLRQQEISRMISNADRFKEEDMENKRRLEVRNQLESYIYNVKRSVVENLDSLSGEEFRDMIGECEDALTWLDENEDCLREEYERKMSELLQRWSCDIRKLDAAHRAKRHRGESVCDQTAIIEELSEER is encoded by the coding sequence ATGATTCTTTTCAGGATGAAGGGGTTGGCGGAGGCTTGGTTAGGTACTAGTGTTGGTAGGGCCGTGGTTACTGTGCCGGCTTATTTCAACGATTCTCAGAGACAGGCCACCAAGCTGGCGGGCCGTATCGCTGGCTTGGACGTCATTAGGATAATAAACGAACCTACCGCAGCGGCTTTCGCTTACGGGTTTCTTAAAAACATCAATTCggatagaaatattttagtctATGACCTTGGCGGCGGGACTTTCGATGTATCAGTTCTGAAGATAGGTCGAGGCTGTGTGTATGAAGTGAAAGCCACAGCTGGCAACACCAGGCTTGGGGGTGAAGACATTGACAACCGTCTGGTGGCGTATTTCCTTGAGGACATCCGTAAACGATATAAGACGGAAGTAAGGAGCGCACGGTCTATGAGGAGGTTGAAGTTTGCTGCTGAGAAAGCCAAAAAGGCTCTGACCTCGTCGAACCACGCTGAAGTGTTTATAGAAGCTCTGTGCGGTATCAACTATATTGGTAAAATATCACGTTCTATATTCGAGCATCTGTGCCTCGATCTGTTCAAAGATACCCTCAAACCGATAGATCAGGCGTTGATGGATGCCAGTATGACCAAGGATGATTTACACGAGGTCATATTAGTCGGAGGCAGCACCAGGATTCCTATAGTGCGGAGGATTCTAAAGGAATATTTTGGCTCTAGGAAGATATCTAGTGCGATAAACCCAGACGAGGCTGTAGCTTGCGGCGCAGCGATCCAAGCCGCCATATTGTCCGGCGAAACTCACGAGAGGATACAGGAGCTGTTACTAGTGGATGTTGTGCCATTGTCCCTGGGCCTGGAAACAGCCAGGGGCTTAATGTTCAAGGTAATAGAACGAAACACGCCGATACCCTGCCGGGTTGTTAAGGAAATAACTACGTTGGAGGACTATCAGAACGCTATGAccatagaaatatttgaagGTGAACGTACTCTCACCAAAGATAATCACTGCTTGGGTGTATTCGAAATGCAGAACATCCCGCCAGTGCCACGAGGAGTCGCAAAATTGGATGTGATTTTCGAAGTGGATGCAAATGGTATCCTGACGGTATCAACTGTGGACAGAACCACCGGTAACAGCAACAGTATCACCATCGAGAACATCAGTAGGTTGCGGCAGCAGGAGATCAGCAGAATGATATCCAATGCTGATAGATTCAAGGAAGAAGACATGGAGAACAAGAGACGCCTGGAAGTGAGAAATCAGCTGgagtcttatatatataacgttaaGAGATCTGTCGTTGAGAATCTGGACAGTTTAAGCGGGGAGGAGTTCAGAGATATGATTGGTGAATGCGAGGACGCGCTTACCTGGCTCGATGAGAACGAGGATTGCTTGAGAGAGGAGTATGAGAGGAAGATGTCGGAGTTGCTGCAGCGTTGGTCGTGTGATATACGGAAGCTGGACGCCGCGCACAGAGCTAAAAGGCACAGAGGAGAGTCAGTCTGTGACCAGACAGCTATTATAGAAGAACTGTCCGAGGAGCGCTGA
- the LOC116778414 gene encoding putative aminopeptidase W07G4.4, which yields MSPFKLYENIFIETNLLSSDYDGVILILYPRDMNVALPRHVSSFIDKIFILDKSIYKTPSVWNCDYVSGGRLVLSPVGNVTPYHDVTVVREAAKRGMLRAMEAGMTKPLLIVENVVHYPDGQLVCILGALESLYIPIQIREIKPQKQVYRIGLHAEEKATESFEKIVRNAIALERARIVARDIAGGDPERMAPGRIADYVVKVFAEDPCISIKIIDNDDIIAQKYPLLAAVSRAANNVERHKARVVLLEYNSSNPVRVTETIMLVGKGVTYDTGGADIKISGKMAGMSRDKCGAAAVAGFLKACSILKPPHLKVIGVMCLCRNSIGSDSYVSDELLTSSSGKLVRVTNTDAEGRLAMADSLYMLANMAEKELNPHLYTIATLTGHARACYGNYTAAMDNHSAKGTNHSSKLQFSGSRLGEGFEISTVRAEDLAVNDGKCSGDDLVQYDTDAKYRNHQLAAGFLIRVAGLEDKNIKYTHLDIAGAAGCPPEKPTATPVLSLCHLHKVLL from the coding sequence ATGTCGCCGTTTAAATTGTacgagaatatttttattgagacgAATCTTTTATCCTCGGACTATGACGGCGTTATCCTCATACTGTATCCCAGGGACATGAATGTGGCGTTGCCCAGGCATGTGTCGAGCTTCATAGACAAAATCTTTATCCTGGATAAGAGTATTTACAAGACGCCCAGCGTTTGGAACTGTGATTACGTTTCTGGAGGGCGGTTGGTGCTGTCGCCCGTCGGTAATGTAACTCCTTACCATGACGTTACCGTGGTGAGAGAAGCCGCGAAGAGGGGAATGCTGCGAGCAATGGAAGCCGGTATGACCAAACCGTTGCTGATCGTTGAAAACGTAGTCCATTACCCCGACGGGCAATTAGTCTGCATTCTGGGGGCTCTGGAATCCTTGTATATTCCGATACAGATAAGGGAGATAAAACCCCAGAAGCAGGTGTACAGAATCGGTCTGCATGCTGAGGAAAAAGCAACTGAGTCATTTGAAAAGATAGTTAGAAACGCTATCGCATTGGAGCGAGCTAGGATCGTAGCTAGAGATATCGCTGGCGGGGATCCCGAGAGAATGGCTCCCGGGAGGATAGCTGATTATGTAGTCAAAGTGTTCGCCGAAGATCCTTGTATATCCATCAAAATTATTGACAACGATGATATTATAGCGCAGAAATATCCACTGCTGGCAGCTGTATCGCGGGCAGCGAATAACGTGGAGAGACACAAGGCTAGAGTCGTTTTACTGGAGTACAATTCATCTAACCCGGTCAGGGTGACAGAAACCATAATGTTGGTTGGCAAAGGGGTGACGTACGACACTGGCGGCGCTGATATAAAGATATCTGGCAAGATGGCCGGCATGTCCAGGGATAAATGCGGGGCAGCGGCTGTAGCTGGGTTTTTGAAGGCCTGCTCCATACTGAAACCTCCACATCTGAAGGTCATTGGGGTTATGTGTTTGTGTCGCAATTCTATCGGCTCAGATTCCTATGTGTCTGATGAATTGCTTACATCCAGTAGCGGAAAACTCGTCAGGGTTACCAACACGGATGCGGAGGGTAGGCTAGCTATGGCAGATTCTCTTTACATGCTGGCCAATATGGCGGAAAAAGAGCTCAACCCACATCTTTACACCATAGCGACTTTGACCGGACACGCCAGAGCCTGCTACGGTAATTATACAGCAGCTATGGACAATCACAGCGCCAAGGGCACCAACCATTCGAGCAAATTGCAGTTCAGCGGGTCAAGACTCGGAGAAGGATTCGAGATATCTACCGTGAGGGCCGAGGATTTGGCTGTAAATGATGGGAAATGTAGCGGAGATGATCTCGTTCAATATGATACTGACGCGAAATACCGCAACCACCAGCTAGCTGCAGGGTTTCTGATCAGGGTTGCCGGTTTGGAAgacaagaatataaaatacacgcaTCTCGATATAGCTGGAGCGGCGGGATGTCCTCCGGAAAAGCCGACAGCGACGCCTGTCTTATCTTTGTGTCACTTACACAAAGTGTTATTGTAA
- the LOC116778413 gene encoding heat shock protein 68-like isoform X2 has protein sequence MKGLAEAWLGTSVGRAVVTVPAYFNDSQRQATKLAGRIAGLDVIRIINEPTAAAFAYGFLKNINSDRNILVYDLGGGTFDVSVLKIGRGCVYEVKATAGNTRLGGEDIDNRLVAYFLEDIRKRYKTEVRSARSMRRLKFAAEKAKKALTSSNHAEVFIEALCGINYIGKISRSIFEHLCLDLFKDTLKPIDQALMDASMTKDDLHEVILVGGSTRIPIVRRILKEYFGSRKISSAINPDEAVACGAAIQAAILSGETHERIQELLLVDVVPLSLGLETARGLMFKVIERNTPIPCRVVKEITTLEDYQNAMTIEIFEGERTLTKDNHCLGVFEMQNIPPVPRGVAKLDVIFEVDANGILTVSTVDRTTGNSNSITIENISRLRQQEISRMISNADRFKEEDMENKRRLEVRNQLESYIYNVKRSVVENLDSLSGEEFRDMIGECEDALTWLDENEDCLREEYERKMSELLQRWSCDIRKLDAAHRAKRHRGESVCDQTAIIEELSEER, from the coding sequence ATGAAGGGGTTGGCGGAGGCTTGGTTAGGTACTAGTGTTGGTAGGGCCGTGGTTACTGTGCCGGCTTATTTCAACGATTCTCAGAGACAGGCCACCAAGCTGGCGGGCCGTATCGCTGGCTTGGACGTCATTAGGATAATAAACGAACCTACCGCAGCGGCTTTCGCTTACGGGTTTCTTAAAAACATCAATTCggatagaaatattttagtctATGACCTTGGCGGCGGGACTTTCGATGTATCAGTTCTGAAGATAGGTCGAGGCTGTGTGTATGAAGTGAAAGCCACAGCTGGCAACACCAGGCTTGGGGGTGAAGACATTGACAACCGTCTGGTGGCGTATTTCCTTGAGGACATCCGTAAACGATATAAGACGGAAGTAAGGAGCGCACGGTCTATGAGGAGGTTGAAGTTTGCTGCTGAGAAAGCCAAAAAGGCTCTGACCTCGTCGAACCACGCTGAAGTGTTTATAGAAGCTCTGTGCGGTATCAACTATATTGGTAAAATATCACGTTCTATATTCGAGCATCTGTGCCTCGATCTGTTCAAAGATACCCTCAAACCGATAGATCAGGCGTTGATGGATGCCAGTATGACCAAGGATGATTTACACGAGGTCATATTAGTCGGAGGCAGCACCAGGATTCCTATAGTGCGGAGGATTCTAAAGGAATATTTTGGCTCTAGGAAGATATCTAGTGCGATAAACCCAGACGAGGCTGTAGCTTGCGGCGCAGCGATCCAAGCCGCCATATTGTCCGGCGAAACTCACGAGAGGATACAGGAGCTGTTACTAGTGGATGTTGTGCCATTGTCCCTGGGCCTGGAAACAGCCAGGGGCTTAATGTTCAAGGTAATAGAACGAAACACGCCGATACCCTGCCGGGTTGTTAAGGAAATAACTACGTTGGAGGACTATCAGAACGCTATGAccatagaaatatttgaagGTGAACGTACTCTCACCAAAGATAATCACTGCTTGGGTGTATTCGAAATGCAGAACATCCCGCCAGTGCCACGAGGAGTCGCAAAATTGGATGTGATTTTCGAAGTGGATGCAAATGGTATCCTGACGGTATCAACTGTGGACAGAACCACCGGTAACAGCAACAGTATCACCATCGAGAACATCAGTAGGTTGCGGCAGCAGGAGATCAGCAGAATGATATCCAATGCTGATAGATTCAAGGAAGAAGACATGGAGAACAAGAGACGCCTGGAAGTGAGAAATCAGCTGgagtcttatatatataacgttaaGAGATCTGTCGTTGAGAATCTGGACAGTTTAAGCGGGGAGGAGTTCAGAGATATGATTGGTGAATGCGAGGACGCGCTTACCTGGCTCGATGAGAACGAGGATTGCTTGAGAGAGGAGTATGAGAGGAAGATGTCGGAGTTGCTGCAGCGTTGGTCGTGTGATATACGGAAGCTGGACGCCGCGCACAGAGCTAAAAGGCACAGAGGAGAGTCAGTCTGTGACCAGACAGCTATTATAGAAGAACTGTCCGAGGAGCGCTGA